The genomic interval CGATCGTCGAGCCGGAACTGTCGCGGACGCTCCATATCTGCGAACTGACGGAGCGCCCCCCGACCTATGCCCTCGAAGCGGTTCGCGCCGTCATCACGGCCCTGATCGGCGAGGCTGTTCGCTCCGGCCTCTGGGAGGCAACGTTGCTCATCGATCTCCCGCCCGCCGGACACGCCAAGGCGTGAGGGCCCCGGCTGTCCGCGGATCGCGGCAGATTCAGGGTTTCGGCCGCGGCAGGGGCGCCATCGTTCCAAAACCGACGAGCGCGGCGGGCGGCTGCGACTTGCCGCAGACAAAAGGACGCATGTCGACCGGACCGTCTTGCGACAGCGGCAACGTATCGATTGTGACGCTCACCGCCCCAGAGCTGGCGGCGAAGCCGGCTTTTAGCATCTGCTCGGCCACGGCCTCGCGTTCGGCTGCCGAAAAGGCGCCCAGCACGATCGCGCCAAGTCGCCTGCCCTCGCGCGTCGCCGTGCCGACCAGATTGTAGCCGGACTCGCAGACATAGCCCGACTTCATGCCATCCGCGCCGGGAAACCGGCCGAGAAGGTCGTTGTGGTTTCGCCGCTGCTGCCCGGCAATGGTGACGGACCGGACCTCGAAGAAGCGCTGGTACTGCGGGAATTCCCGGTTCAGCGCCCGGGTCAGCACCGCCATGTCGCGCGCCGTGGTCATATGACCCGCGGCATGGAAGCCGTGCGAATTGACATAGTTGGTATCGGTCATGCCCAGACGCCGGGCCGACGCGTTCATGTCGGCAACGAAGGCATCGACAGATCCGCTGACCGTCCGGCCGAGCGCCTCCGTCGCGAATTTCAGCGAGGCGGCCAGCACCAGCGGCAGCGTTTCCTCCACGGTCAACATCGTGCCGGGCGGAAGCGTCAGGCCCAATGCCGGATCGCCCTCGCCAATGGCGACCGGCGTATCGAGCCCGATCCGGCCCGCCTCGATCGCCGCGAAGGTCACGTAGGCGGCCATTAATTTCGTCAGCGACGCCGGATACCATTTCGTCGTCGCCATATGCGCATGCAGGATCTCGCCGGTATCGGCGTCGAAGACGAGCGCGGGCCCGGCCGATGCGGGGTGTCCGCCCGCCCCCAGCGCGAGGCCCACGGCGACCGCCGCCGCGGCGCAAAGCCGCCGCGAGGTTGAAACCGCGTTGACAAACCGTCTCATGACTGGCCCCGCATTCGCCGTATCGCGCCGATCCCTGTGCCGATCCCTACAAGGTGCAGCGACGGTTCTTCAACGCCAGGAACGCAGTGTAGACATCGATGCGCGGAACGGTGACGCCGTTGCGCGTCACCCGTGTGCTCGAACACCGCAAGGCACGCCGTAATTTCCGGACCGAAGCCTTCGGGAAACGATGCCGCAACAAGGCCAACGCACCGGCGACATGCGGGGCGGCCATCGATGTGCCGCTCAGGACGGCGAACCGGTTACCCAGGATCGTCGACGTGATGTCGCTGCCCGGCGCGGCGAGATCGACCAGCTTGGAAAAATTCGAGAACGACGACACGTCCTCCGTCTTCGTCGTACTGGCCACCGTAATGGCCGCCGGAATGCAGCCTGGCGCGCTTACCCGCCCGTCGGCGCCGGCGTTACCGGCGGCGATCACCACCGCGATGCGCTTGGATCGCAACGTTTCGATGATCGGGGCCAGCGGGTGCTTGCCACAGGCCTTGCGGCGCAACCCGCCCCCCAGGCTCATATTCACCGCGGCGATCTTGCGGCCGCTGGCCAATGCGTTCACATGCTCCAGTGCCGCAAGCTGATCGCTGGTATAGCTCAGGACGCAAGGGCCGGCCCCGGCGCAGGCGGAACCGGAGAACCGGCTGAACACCTGTATCGGGATCAGCGAGGCCTTGGGCGCCACGCCTGCGTATATCGCTTCCGCGCCCTTCGGATTGCCTACTGCGATCCCGGCGACATGGGTGCCGTGCCCGCATCCGTCCATGGACCGCCGGCAGGTGTTTCCCGCCCCCTTGGCCGTGGAGGATTGCGCGCCACCGGGGCAAAGCGACTTCGAATCGGCACTACTGGTCGAGAAGCAGGCTTCCGACGCGATTTTCCGTCTGAACGCCTCGTGCCTGCGTTGCACGCCGGTATCGAGCACGACGACCGACCAGCCCTTGCCACCGTTGATCCGCCCGATTCCGGCTGCGACGTCGGCCCGGATCACCGGCACGCTGGCGTCGAGCGCCGGCGGCACCGCGACATCTTCGTAGATCGCCGCAACGTCCCGATTGTCGATGAGGGCCTGAAGGCGTCCGGCAGTCACCGTCATCGCCATCAGCGGAACCGACTGGAAGCGCTTCACGTTTTGCGCGCCGGCCACCCGCGCCAGCACCCGCTGTTGCTGGCCGTCGATCGCGGTCCGCTGGTTGGCGGCCCCGAACAGCGTCAGCTTGCCCTCCGGGACGAAATCGGTGCGCAGTTCGACGATGACCCGCATATCGGCGCGGCTCCGGGCCCTGCTCAGAAGCAGCCCGGAATCTGCCTCGACGAGTCCGTTATGGCCGTCGCCGAGATAGATACGCGGCTCGGCTGAGGCGCCCGGTACCGTTGCGAATGCAGCGAAAACGGCCGCGATTGCCGCGAAGACCGGAACACTCCCGGCCCTTCCGCGATGTGACGTCCTCCGCGCGGTTTCGACAACAGAACGCGCCAACTTCGGCTCTCCGCTAACGGGTCTATAGCGGGAGTCTTATCCAATAGAGGCCGAAAATTCTATTGCACGTCCTCGGGAACGGCCGGCGCCGGCCGCCATTGGGCCGCGCGCTCCTGGACGGTGTGCAACTCGTTCGGGCTCAGCTGCGTCTGCACGTAGCCCCGCCGCGTGATGGCGAGTTCGCGCTCGCGCCCCGGCGGCAGGCCGGCAACGGCCAGGTTCAGCCAGAAATAAGCGTCCATGTAGTCCTGATGGACGCCCTGGCCCTGGAAATAGAGGTACCCGAGCAAACCCTGGGCATAGGCATAGCCCTGCTCCGACGCGCGGCGGTACCACACGACCGCCTCGCCGTAGTCCTGCGGCACGCCCTGCCCGTGGTAATAGGCAAGCCCGAGCGCGGTCTGCGCCTTCGGATCGCCCCGTTCCGCCAGCGGACGCCACTGCTGCACGGCGCGGAAATAGTCGCCGCGTTCATAGGCAGCAACGCCACTCTCGACCGATGCGGCAGTCGCCGGCGCGCTCACGGCCACGACGCAGCAGACCGCCAGAAACGCCTTCCGCAGGCCCCTGCCCGTCCCCCGTTTCGGCGTCACGCGCACCCAATGCCCGATCATCTGTCCGGCTCCGAAACCCGTCACCCTTCGCCCGCGCCCTGCAATACGAGCCAGGTCGCCCACACCGCCGGCGCCAGGAAGGCGCCGAAGGCTAGGCGCTGATCCGCATTCCATCCCCGGCCGCGCGCAACCCGAGTCGCGACGAAGGCAAGCGCACCGGCGGCCGCCACGAGGACGGCGAAGGCAAAGCCTTCCCAGCCGAGCCAGGCCCCGCCGGCCGCCGCCAGTTTGACATCGCCGAAGCCGAGCCCGTCGAAACCGCGCAGCCGGTAGAACGTCTCCCGCACCGCCAGAAACGCACCGCCGCACACCGCGACGGCGATCAGAACCCCGCCGCCTGCGGCCACCAGCCCGTCACCCGACCGCAACCGCACCGCGGCGCTCCAGACGATCCCGGTAACCAGCGCCCCGTAAACCCACGGATCAGGCACCCGCAGCCGTAGCGAATCCTCCAGCGCGATCGCCGCCATGGCCGCGCCCAATACCGCCGAGGCTAGAACCCGGTCGGGCTGCGCAGTCCCGTCGGCCAGTGCCAGCGCCGCGACCGCTGCGAGAGCGGCGCCGCCGGCCGCCGCGATCACTTGGCGCCGCGATGACGGCGACAGCGTCACTGCTGCCCCGTCGCGTTGCGTTGCATGTTCCACATCCGCGCCCTGAGTTCCTCGGCGACATGCTGGGCGTCCTGCCCCTGCCGGATCACGGTCGGCCGGATCAGCACGATCAGCTCATTGCGCCGTGCGGAATTGTCCGTCGTGCCGAAGAGGTCGCCGACGCCCTTCAGACGATGCAGAACCGGAATACCGGTCCGGTTGTTGTCCGATCCTTCGGCGATGAGCCCGCCGAGCATCACCGTCTGGCCGCTCGCAACCGAAACCGAGCTGGAAATGCGGCGTTTGGTGAAGGTCGGCGTCAGGGTCGAAGCGCCGGACGCGATATCGGAGATCTCCTGCTGGATCTGCATCGAAATGATGCCGTTCTCGGCGATCCGTGGCGTCACCTTGAGGATGATGCCGGTGTCGCGATACTCGATCTCGTTGACGGTCGGCGAATCCGGATTGATCACCGATTGCGCCTGGCGCGTGGAAACAGCCACTTCCTCGCCGACCTGCAACGCCGCGGTCTCGTTCTCCATGACCACCAGCGACGGCGACGACAGCACCGACACGTCGGTGATCTTGTCGAAGGCCGAGATGATGACGTCCGGGCTTTCCTCCGAGCCGATCACGAAGTTGAAGCCCGGCAGCTCGCGATTGATCGAATTGACGACGGTGTTGAACAGGCCGATGGACCCGACATCGTCCTTGAGCCCGACGTCGCCGCTCTTGATGAAATACTGTACGCCGAACTTCAGCTGATCGTTCAGCCGGATCTCGGCGATCACCACGTTGACGGCGACCTGCAGCGGCGGCACGTCGATCTGGCGCAGGGCTGCGAGGACCTTCAGATAGGTGTCGCCGTCGGCGTAGATGACGATCGAATTGTTGGCCGTGT from Microbaculum marinisediminis carries:
- a CDS encoding D-alanyl-D-alanine carboxypeptidase family protein, translated to MRRFVNAVSTSRRLCAAAAVAVGLALGAGGHPASAGPALVFDADTGEILHAHMATTKWYPASLTKLMAAYVTFAAIEAGRIGLDTPVAIGEGDPALGLTLPPGTMLTVEETLPLVLAASLKFATEALGRTVSGSVDAFVADMNASARRLGMTDTNYVNSHGFHAAGHMTTARDMAVLTRALNREFPQYQRFFEVRSVTIAGQQRRNHNDLLGRFPGADGMKSGYVCESGYNLVGTATREGRRLGAIVLGAFSAAEREAVAEQMLKAGFAASSGAVSVTIDTLPLSQDGPVDMRPFVCGKSQPPAALVGFGTMAPLPRPKP
- a CDS encoding S8 family peptidase, with product MRVIVELRTDFVPEGKLTLFGAANQRTAIDGQQQRVLARVAGAQNVKRFQSVPLMAMTVTAGRLQALIDNRDVAAIYEDVAVPPALDASVPVIRADVAAGIGRINGGKGWSVVVLDTGVQRRHEAFRRKIASEACFSTSSADSKSLCPGGAQSSTAKGAGNTCRRSMDGCGHGTHVAGIAVGNPKGAEAIYAGVAPKASLIPIQVFSRFSGSACAGAGPCVLSYTSDQLAALEHVNALASGRKIAAVNMSLGGGLRRKACGKHPLAPIIETLRSKRIAVVIAAGNAGADGRVSAPGCIPAAITVASTTKTEDVSSFSNFSKLVDLAAPGSDITSTILGNRFAVLSGTSMAAPHVAGALALLRHRFPKASVRKLRRALRCSSTRVTRNGVTVPRIDVYTAFLALKNRRCTL
- a CDS encoding tetratricopeptide repeat protein, which gives rise to MIGHWVRVTPKRGTGRGLRKAFLAVCCVVAVSAPATAASVESGVAAYERGDYFRAVQQWRPLAERGDPKAQTALGLAYYHGQGVPQDYGEAVVWYRRASEQGYAYAQGLLGYLYFQGQGVHQDYMDAYFWLNLAVAGLPPGRERELAITRRGYVQTQLSPNELHTVQERAAQWRPAPAVPEDVQ
- a CDS encoding prepilin peptidase → MTLSPSSRRQVIAAAGGAALAAVAALALADGTAQPDRVLASAVLGAAMAAIALEDSLRLRVPDPWVYGALVTGIVWSAAVRLRSGDGLVAAGGGVLIAVAVCGGAFLAVRETFYRLRGFDGLGFGDVKLAAAGGAWLGWEGFAFAVLVAAAGALAFVATRVARGRGWNADQRLAFGAFLAPAVWATWLVLQGAGEG